In the Coriobacteriia bacterium genome, one interval contains:
- a CDS encoding D-alanine--D-alanine ligase produces MRSLKVAVLKGGVSAEREVSLRSGEKIAASLRSAGCIVVEYDTKELSFIEKLLNDRPDVIYIALHGRHGEDGTMQGLCELLHIPYVGSGVLASSLAIDKVMSKRFYVQAGIPTPRYLVAENTKQFDIAAFVARVAAELGGKTVVKPTNEGSSIGMSIVHALDELPHALEYAFEYDSTVLVEQFIEGTEVTVGVLGNECPRALPTIEVVAKNEFYDYAAKYEAGMSQHIIPARVGAEANKLCSDLAEQTHSVLGCRSISRSDFIVDADGGVWLLETNTLPGMTDASLVPDAAKRAGIDFSELCVMLVSLALEK; encoded by the coding sequence ATGCGAAGTTTGAAAGTGGCCGTACTCAAAGGTGGCGTTTCCGCCGAGCGTGAGGTCTCGTTGCGCTCGGGGGAAAAGATAGCCGCATCTCTCCGCTCGGCAGGATGCATTGTCGTCGAATACGACACGAAAGAGCTTTCATTCATTGAGAAACTTCTGAACGACCGACCCGATGTCATCTATATTGCTTTGCACGGTCGGCATGGTGAAGACGGCACGATGCAAGGATTATGCGAGCTTCTGCACATACCCTATGTCGGCAGCGGTGTTTTAGCGAGCTCCTTGGCAATCGACAAGGTGATGAGCAAGCGCTTTTACGTACAGGCGGGGATCCCGACCCCCCGATATTTGGTTGCGGAGAATACGAAACAGTTCGATATCGCTGCGTTTGTCGCTCGGGTGGCCGCCGAGCTCGGAGGAAAAACGGTCGTGAAACCGACCAACGAGGGCTCATCGATCGGGATGAGCATCGTACATGCGCTCGACGAGTTACCGCACGCGCTTGAATATGCGTTCGAGTACGACTCGACGGTGTTGGTCGAGCAGTTCATCGAAGGTACCGAGGTGACGGTCGGCGTCTTAGGCAATGAGTGCCCTCGCGCGCTTCCCACCATCGAAGTGGTCGCAAAAAATGAATTCTATGATTACGCGGCAAAATATGAAGCGGGAATGTCACAACATATAATACCGGCTCGTGTGGGTGCCGAGGCGAACAAGCTTTGCTCCGATTTGGCCGAACAGACCCATTCGGTGCTTGGTTGTCGAAGCATTTCTCGCAGCGACTTCATCGTCGATGCCGACGGGGGAGTGTGGCTCCTGGAGACGAATACACTTCCGGGGATGACCGATGCTTCATTGGTTCCCGATGCGGCCAAGCGCGCGGGCATTGATTTTTCCGAACTGTGCGTGATGCTCGTTTCGTTGGCGCTTGAAAAATAA
- a CDS encoding UPF0182 family protein, whose translation MTKEKNKKRLEQLAKIVVALIIIVALVVGAARIWTDYLWYESVGQIAIYWTRLWSQGTIFTVTFVLTFGLLVTTMFSALKRSLGWHRQMSEVSSIPADKTFQGARNVRKDFRVSVDELSDKIKPYFKIIIYIIALAFAVSIAAKISASWETFHLALTKMSFGIKDPQFGIDVGFYVFKLPAISLLLGWARGALILMFVLTGFVYVLTGAVRPWEEHQKIAPNAKEHLSVLLALFMVFEAFRNIQKILKLNLSSRGQVVGLSYTDVHAQFPALIVMVGVCLILVVFFLLNIKRRDWKLPVLSVMIWVTATIVLTVVFPFAVQKLIVSPNEEALEAPYIQRNITMTRKAYALTDISSKTYAATDTLTQAAVDADADTVDNIKLWTSTLAAMSYEQLQAIRPYYSLNDVDTDRYVINGRLRQVLISPREMDVTKLASTAKTWVNQHLVYTHGYGSVMNIGSESDSRGMPKFILGDIPPTASVEATNSPALTVSQPSIYYGEVDSNYVVVNTGIKEFDYPQGEENATTLYSANTGAEVGNIFSRTAWAIRLGSAQMLFSNYVKSDSKVLIHRNVVDRINALAPWLQLDSDVYSTIVNGRIVWVADGYTTSNMYPYSQSLPKSKTNYMRDAVKITVDAYTGETKFYIFDKTDPIIKAWSEIYPSLFKSADEMPSALKAHLRYPADLFTAQAQIYMTYHMTDVNVFYNKEDQWQIPSAANGKTLAPTYVLIKLPGSSKAQFSMIQPYTPRSRENMIGWMAVSCEPESYGKRTVFLFPKERVILGPTQITARINQDPVISPQFSLWNQAGSQVILGDMAIVPMQDSIVYVVPVFLQAAKTAIPELASVVVVYDDSVAMGKDFKTALAATMKADSSSGGASTSATPGSLSKDTENQLAAQAAKLYEEAAAAQKAGEWSLYGVKTEALGKVIAQMTKSAK comes from the coding sequence TTGACGAAGGAAAAGAATAAGAAGCGGCTCGAGCAACTTGCCAAGATAGTCGTGGCTCTCATTATCATTGTTGCACTGGTCGTGGGCGCTGCGAGAATATGGACCGATTATCTTTGGTATGAAAGCGTGGGCCAAATCGCAATTTATTGGACACGCCTTTGGTCGCAAGGCACGATTTTCACCGTGACGTTCGTTCTCACATTCGGTCTTTTGGTCACCACGATGTTCTCCGCTTTAAAGCGTTCGCTCGGGTGGCATAGGCAAATGTCCGAAGTTTCGAGTATTCCCGCAGACAAGACGTTTCAAGGTGCGCGCAATGTCCGCAAAGATTTTCGGGTATCGGTAGATGAACTCAGCGATAAGATAAAGCCCTATTTCAAAATAATCATTTATATAATCGCTCTGGCTTTCGCCGTAAGCATCGCCGCCAAGATAAGCGCAAGCTGGGAGACTTTCCACCTGGCTTTGACCAAAATGAGTTTCGGCATCAAAGACCCGCAGTTCGGTATAGATGTCGGTTTCTATGTGTTCAAGTTACCGGCTATCAGTTTGCTTCTCGGGTGGGCGAGAGGCGCTCTCATCCTCATGTTCGTTTTGACAGGCTTCGTTTATGTTTTGACCGGAGCCGTCCGTCCCTGGGAGGAACATCAAAAAATAGCCCCGAATGCCAAAGAACACCTGTCGGTGCTGCTTGCACTGTTCATGGTTTTCGAGGCGTTTCGCAACATCCAAAAGATTTTGAAGTTGAATCTGTCCTCGCGCGGACAAGTGGTCGGTCTTTCCTACACCGATGTCCATGCGCAATTTCCCGCGCTCATCGTCATGGTCGGGGTGTGCCTCATCCTTGTAGTATTTTTCTTACTGAACATCAAGAGGCGCGACTGGAAGTTGCCGGTGCTCAGTGTCATGATTTGGGTTACCGCCACGATTGTGCTCACGGTGGTTTTCCCCTTCGCCGTGCAAAAACTCATCGTGTCCCCGAATGAGGAGGCACTTGAGGCTCCCTATATCCAACGCAACATCACCATGACGCGTAAGGCATATGCGCTGACCGATATATCTTCGAAGACCTATGCCGCCACCGATACGCTGACGCAGGCGGCGGTGGATGCGGATGCCGACACCGTCGACAACATCAAGCTGTGGACATCAACGCTTGCCGCCATGAGCTACGAGCAATTGCAGGCGATACGACCTTATTACAGTTTGAACGATGTCGACACTGACCGCTATGTGATAAACGGGCGCTTACGACAGGTGCTCATATCGCCTCGTGAAATGGATGTGACCAAGCTCGCCTCCACCGCGAAGACGTGGGTGAACCAGCATCTCGTCTATACGCACGGATATGGCAGCGTCATGAATATCGGGAGCGAGTCCGATTCGCGCGGCATGCCGAAGTTCATCTTGGGGGACATTCCTCCCACGGCAAGTGTGGAGGCGACGAATTCGCCCGCGCTCACGGTTTCACAACCGAGCATCTATTATGGCGAGGTCGACAGTAACTATGTCGTCGTAAATACCGGTATCAAGGAGTTCGACTACCCGCAAGGCGAAGAAAATGCCACCACTCTGTATTCTGCGAATACCGGTGCCGAGGTCGGCAACATCTTCAGTCGCACCGCATGGGCGATCCGTCTCGGTTCCGCGCAGATGCTCTTTTCAAATTATGTCAAATCTGACAGCAAGGTGCTCATTCACCGGAATGTGGTGGATCGCATCAACGCCCTCGCTCCGTGGCTCCAACTGGACAGTGATGTCTATTCGACGATAGTGAACGGGCGCATCGTCTGGGTCGCAGACGGCTATACGACGTCGAATATGTATCCCTATTCGCAATCGTTGCCGAAGAGCAAAACCAACTACATGCGCGATGCAGTTAAAATAACGGTCGATGCTTATACGGGAGAGACGAAGTTCTACATTTTCGACAAAACCGATCCCATCATCAAGGCGTGGAGCGAAATCTATCCGAGCCTCTTCAAGAGTGCAGACGAAATGCCTTCCGCACTCAAAGCCCATTTGCGTTATCCCGCCGATTTGTTCACGGCTCAGGCTCAGATATATATGACATATCACATGACCGATGTAAACGTGTTCTATAACAAAGAAGACCAATGGCAGATTCCGAGTGCGGCAAATGGGAAAACGCTCGCTCCCACCTACGTTCTCATCAAATTGCCCGGCTCGAGCAAAGCCCAGTTCTCTATGATCCAGCCGTATACGCCACGTAGCAGAGAGAACATGATCGGTTGGATGGCGGTTTCGTGCGAGCCGGAATCGTACGGAAAAAGGACCGTGTTCCTCTTTCCGAAAGAGAGAGTCATTCTCGGTCCGACCCAGATAACGGCTCGCATCAATCAAGATCCGGTCATTTCACCGCAGTTCTCTTTGTGGAATCAAGCCGGGAGTCAAGTAATTCTCGGTGATATGGCGATCGTCCCGATGCAAGATTCTATCGTCTACGTCGTGCCGGTTTTCTTGCAGGCGGCCAAGACGGCGATTCCCGAATTGGCTTCCGTCGTCGTGGTCTATGATGACAGCGTCGCCATGGGCAAGGACTTTAAGACTGCGCTTGCGGCAACCATGAAGGCCGACTCCTCGTCTGGCGGGGCCTCGACGTCTGCGACGCCCGGTAGTCTCTCGAAAGATACGGAAAACCAATTGGCTGCCCAAGCTGCGAAACTTTACGAGGAGGCCGCTGCCGCCCAAAAAGCCGGTGAATGGTCGCTTTACGGTGTGAAGACCGAGGCATTGGGCAAAGTTATCGCGCAGATGACGAAAAGCGCGAAATAG
- a CDS encoding HlyC/CorC family transporter translates to MNSVKEIIFVVVLILVNGYFAAAEIALISAKKSALLRSADEGSKGAKTALKLSEDQTRMLSTVQVAITLVGMLASATAAVTLAAPLQRWLEKVGIGALSTVASGLSVFIVTLIISYFTLVIGELVPKRIGIRKADSVAIAVAGPVAFLAVVAAPVVWLLTKSTNLLSNFIGLHEDENDEANEEEIKLLINQQSSLLDEEKQMINEIFELGDTVVREIMVPRVDMTFIEDTSSVIESLRALQSKGYSRVPVFHEGHDKIIGIAMLKDIVIPVSEGKGDAPVTDYMRVPSFVPETKGILPLLTDMQTTRNQMAVVVDEYGGTAGIVTIEDIVEEVVGEISDEFDRDKADVSELRTDEWVVNGTLPVEDAEGLGFPVQESDEYDTIAGWMLEKFGHIPHVGEEIEQDDFTFTVHSMRKRRIARIRINGLAHKDYRLGDELDEGKE, encoded by the coding sequence ATGAACAGCGTGAAAGAAATCATTTTCGTCGTTGTGCTGATTTTGGTCAACGGATACTTCGCCGCAGCTGAAATCGCGCTCATCAGCGCAAAAAAGTCAGCGTTATTGCGAAGCGCCGACGAGGGGTCGAAGGGTGCAAAGACCGCCCTGAAGCTCAGCGAAGACCAAACGCGCATGCTTTCGACGGTACAGGTTGCCATCACGTTGGTGGGCATGCTGGCCTCGGCTACCGCTGCCGTGACGTTGGCCGCCCCGCTCCAGCGATGGCTTGAAAAAGTGGGTATCGGAGCGCTTTCAACGGTCGCTTCGGGGCTGTCGGTATTCATCGTCACCCTTATCATAAGCTACTTCACGCTGGTCATCGGAGAGCTGGTACCTAAGCGCATCGGTATCAGAAAAGCCGATTCGGTAGCCATAGCCGTTGCGGGCCCGGTGGCATTTCTCGCAGTCGTCGCCGCTCCGGTCGTGTGGCTCCTCACAAAATCGACGAACCTCCTTTCAAATTTCATCGGTTTACACGAGGACGAAAACGACGAAGCCAACGAAGAGGAAATAAAACTTCTCATCAATCAGCAAAGTTCGTTGCTCGATGAAGAGAAGCAGATGATAAATGAGATTTTTGAACTCGGGGATACGGTTGTTCGCGAAATCATGGTTCCTCGCGTCGATATGACTTTCATCGAGGATACGAGCTCGGTAATCGAGAGCCTTCGGGCCCTGCAATCGAAGGGCTATTCCCGTGTTCCGGTATTTCACGAGGGCCACGATAAAATCATCGGCATCGCCATGTTGAAAGATATCGTCATTCCCGTCAGTGAAGGCAAGGGGGATGCTCCGGTCACCGACTATATGCGCGTGCCGTCATTCGTACCCGAAACAAAAGGAATCCTGCCGTTGTTGACCGATATGCAGACGACGAGAAATCAAATGGCGGTTGTCGTCGATGAGTACGGGGGTACTGCCGGAATCGTGACGATTGAGGATATCGTCGAGGAAGTCGTCGGTGAAATTTCCGATGAGTTCGATCGCGATAAGGCGGACGTGAGCGAATTGCGCACTGACGAGTGGGTCGTCAACGGGACGCTTCCCGTAGAAGATGCGGAGGGGCTCGGATTTCCTGTTCAGGAGTCGGACGAGTATGATACTATCGCAGGCTGGATGTTAGAAAAGTTCGGCCACATTCCACATGTGGGAGAAGAAATCGAGCAAGACGACTTTACCTTTACCGTGCACAGTATGCGTAAGCGGCGCATCGCCCGCATCAGAATAAACGGTCTGGCGCATAAGGATTATCGGCTAGGAGACGAACTTGACGAAGGAAAAGAATAA
- a CDS encoding YtxH domain-containing protein: MGKSNGIGAFILGGVIGAGFGLLFAPRSGHETRECLTDKALEFWDQADEVYETGRERATDAYYAGRDMTTEAYNTGRERATETAEQVREKIDEARERLFDLVGTKDEVAGDLTGAKDEVAKDLTGAKDKVAKDLTGAKDKVAGDLADAKDKVAGDLADAKDKLTSSTSANPTA; encoded by the coding sequence ATGGGGAAGAGCAACGGTATTGGCGCGTTCATACTGGGCGGAGTCATCGGCGCAGGGTTTGGTTTGCTTTTTGCTCCACGTTCAGGCCACGAAACGCGTGAATGTCTTACCGACAAGGCGTTGGAGTTTTGGGATCAAGCCGATGAGGTTTACGAGACCGGGCGCGAGCGTGCGACGGATGCTTATTATGCCGGTCGGGATATGACTACCGAAGCCTATAACACTGGTCGCGAGCGTGCGACCGAGACAGCCGAGCAGGTTCGTGAAAAAATTGACGAGGCGCGTGAGCGTTTGTTCGATTTGGTCGGCACAAAGGATGAAGTTGCCGGGGATTTGACCGGTGCAAAGGATGAAGTTGCCAAGGATTTGACCGGTGCAAAGGATAAAGTTGCCAAGGATTTGACCGGTGCAAAGGATAAAGTCGCGGGGGATTTAGCCGATGCAAAGGATAAAGTCGCCGGGGATTTAGCCGATGCAAAGGATAAATTGACGTCGAGCACTTCGGCCAATCCGACAGCATGA
- a CDS encoding UvrD-helicase domain-containing protein, with amino-acid sequence MAQAIRKEAGGIEPGELNAGQREVFEGIGCSLVVNAGAGTGKTKTLTSAYVGALLSMELDGNPLSSENIVAITYTKAAAEELRTRTVRMLQAKERQDLVAQMDDAWVSTIHAFCTRILREENIAVAKMFGIDPSFSVLEPEDSSEMLSEAIRETLEKDKASQGLYSALTERQAPDTVFSNIRSLLYDAKMYGIELSDDVRERPEILSQMPFGAAIDEYFGQFLSLAECADELYTMNKRALSSLDFNDLIYYVERLFKDDAAIREKYKKQFAILLIDEFQDTNFLQYKIFKHISEENLTRVGDKNQSIYGFQGAEVRVFESALREDGVTEVRLGDNYRSHGDILQMINAMFSADYLFGNDFVRLSAGKSEPFERHEPSSEHKRLKVHGFAGSKPPQIIEQQAQWIAKEFERLNKEGYSYGEMVVLLPTRNKGKTFQHAFEAHGIDAVVVGGDDLFTETYMQELILTLAFLDNPLDDALFTKVALSIFGRIPDEELVAITRQAKAAEPRGRAWESAVRFVGDAPESQTAFFVCAMQDALAAIRTQSPANVARFLITATGVDTLLLNGEELEGREESFRQVYANYGQVIAHMERLNEEGKGYRRIVGDLMRGLQAGSGYKAKVGQVSTKAKLGQGRSGDDVVQIMTIHGAKGLQYPVVAVPLFANGSRGEDGIIHAVDVETEPFTMKLAFNYPLNEAENEQFNMFYELAKTVRKAEIEKVKADNKASRGSGGAQEVPKSLAMNQFGYVSKKIQIGNDVRAHKKARDEAERLRLLYVALTRAEDRLLVSYSCPKKETSNEELSQKGDVNSKATARLRELLEEESLCDIVSFFDAQQADAQVDYKDADREDVCAGEDEAQEVPKDFPLGTDYAKNFERQYTFSETGTPKTLTPETGGEPGVRARYAPNPSQPQRSILQFSASNIDKFMKCPRQYWLGDVLRVGLPAVAQESMPATRATKGTAMHAVLELAARDLTIRKGKETNGPFPVSELLGEKIKSIYRLDDETVHEVLQAAEKVLASSWWKMLGDAQEVQPESQFYTQLEDAQRNEFFLQGFMDVYAVLKDGTALVIDYKSGVSKGSPEKYKIQMECYACAALSRKDIDTVEVAFLKPEMSDPEDQEKFIAITQTYTHRNMSALESSLVQAKRGMESVEENIEEGYLKKHVSSSVCSVCSYAGPLCPYGLKFKRRG; translated from the coding sequence ATGGCACAGGCTATTCGAAAAGAAGCAGGCGGAATCGAACCGGGAGAACTGAACGCCGGGCAACGTGAGGTGTTTGAAGGCATAGGCTGCTCTCTTGTGGTGAATGCGGGCGCCGGAACTGGAAAAACTAAGACCTTGACCTCGGCGTATGTCGGGGCCCTGTTGTCGATGGAGCTCGATGGCAACCCGCTGAGCTCGGAAAACATTGTCGCCATCACGTACACGAAGGCTGCCGCTGAGGAGCTACGCACCCGGACCGTTCGCATGCTACAGGCAAAGGAGCGGCAGGATCTGGTGGCTCAGATGGATGATGCGTGGGTGTCGACGATCCATGCGTTCTGCACGCGTATTTTGCGCGAGGAAAATATCGCCGTGGCGAAAATGTTCGGTATCGATCCGAGTTTTTCGGTGCTCGAACCTGAAGACTCGTCTGAAATGCTATCGGAAGCCATACGAGAAACGCTTGAAAAGGACAAAGCTTCGCAGGGGCTGTATTCCGCCCTGACCGAGAGGCAGGCCCCCGATACGGTTTTTAGTAATATTCGGTCCCTCTTATACGATGCGAAAATGTATGGGATCGAACTTTCCGACGATGTGCGCGAGCGACCGGAAATTTTGTCGCAGATGCCGTTCGGAGCGGCGATAGACGAGTATTTCGGACAGTTCTTGAGTCTCGCCGAGTGTGCGGATGAGCTCTACACGATGAATAAAAGAGCTTTGTCGAGTCTCGATTTCAATGATTTGATCTATTATGTCGAACGGCTTTTTAAAGATGACGCCGCAATTCGGGAAAAGTACAAAAAACAGTTCGCCATCCTTCTCATCGACGAGTTCCAGGATACGAATTTTTTGCAGTATAAGATCTTCAAACACATAAGCGAGGAAAATCTCACGCGGGTCGGTGACAAAAACCAGAGCATCTACGGCTTCCAGGGAGCGGAAGTGAGAGTTTTCGAGAGCGCCCTTCGAGAGGACGGTGTGACCGAAGTACGTTTGGGCGATAATTATCGTTCGCACGGGGATATTTTGCAGATGATCAATGCAATGTTTTCCGCCGACTACTTGTTCGGAAATGATTTCGTCAGGCTTTCCGCGGGAAAAAGCGAACCTTTCGAAAGGCATGAGCCCTCTTCGGAGCACAAACGGCTCAAAGTGCATGGGTTTGCCGGTAGCAAACCACCGCAGATAATCGAACAGCAGGCGCAATGGATTGCAAAGGAGTTCGAGCGTCTGAACAAAGAGGGCTATTCCTACGGAGAAATGGTGGTTTTACTTCCGACGCGAAATAAAGGAAAAACCTTTCAGCATGCGTTCGAGGCACACGGGATAGATGCCGTCGTGGTCGGCGGCGACGACCTCTTCACCGAGACGTATATGCAAGAGTTGATTCTGACGCTGGCTTTTCTCGATAACCCCCTCGATGACGCGCTGTTCACGAAGGTGGCCCTTTCGATTTTCGGGCGCATTCCCGATGAAGAGCTCGTTGCAATCACGCGTCAAGCCAAAGCCGCAGAGCCTCGAGGGAGAGCGTGGGAATCCGCAGTTCGGTTCGTCGGAGATGCGCCCGAATCGCAAACGGCCTTTTTCGTGTGCGCCATGCAGGATGCATTGGCGGCGATTCGCACCCAAAGTCCGGCTAATGTTGCTCGATTTCTCATAACTGCGACCGGTGTGGATACCTTGCTCCTCAACGGGGAGGAGCTCGAAGGTCGTGAAGAGTCTTTCCGCCAAGTGTATGCGAACTACGGGCAGGTCATCGCCCATATGGAGCGCCTGAACGAGGAGGGGAAAGGCTACCGACGCATAGTGGGGGATCTCATGCGCGGGTTGCAAGCGGGAAGTGGTTATAAAGCGAAAGTGGGGCAGGTGTCGACCAAGGCGAAGCTCGGACAAGGACGATCCGGAGATGATGTCGTCCAAATCATGACCATCCATGGTGCGAAAGGCCTTCAGTACCCCGTGGTCGCAGTGCCCCTCTTCGCGAACGGCTCCAGAGGGGAAGACGGTATCATTCACGCCGTCGACGTCGAGACCGAGCCTTTCACCATGAAGCTTGCATTCAACTATCCGCTGAACGAGGCCGAAAATGAACAGTTCAATATGTTTTACGAGCTTGCAAAGACAGTGCGAAAGGCCGAGATAGAGAAAGTCAAAGCAGATAATAAAGCCTCGAGGGGCTCGGGCGGTGCACAAGAGGTGCCGAAAAGTCTTGCAATGAATCAGTTCGGGTACGTATCAAAGAAGATTCAGATCGGGAACGACGTGCGTGCGCATAAGAAAGCACGCGATGAAGCCGAGCGGCTTCGCTTGCTCTACGTGGCGCTTACGCGTGCCGAAGACAGACTGCTGGTGAGCTATTCGTGCCCGAAGAAAGAAACCAGCAACGAGGAGCTCAGTCAAAAAGGTGACGTGAATTCGAAAGCAACGGCACGCCTGCGAGAACTTCTCGAAGAAGAGAGTCTGTGCGATATAGTGTCTTTTTTCGATGCTCAACAAGCAGATGCGCAGGTCGATTACAAAGATGCCGATCGAGAAGATGTGTGCGCAGGGGAAGATGAGGCGCAGGAGGTGCCGAAGGATTTTCCGCTCGGGACCGACTACGCGAAGAATTTCGAGCGGCAGTATACCTTTTCCGAAACCGGCACTCCCAAGACCCTCACTCCCGAGACGGGCGGAGAGCCCGGCGTTCGTGCGCGCTATGCACCGAACCCGAGTCAGCCACAGCGTTCCATACTCCAATTCAGTGCCTCGAATATCGATAAGTTCATGAAGTGCCCTCGGCAATATTGGCTGGGGGATGTATTACGGGTCGGATTGCCGGCCGTGGCGCAAGAATCGATGCCTGCGACCAGGGCGACTAAGGGGACGGCCATGCACGCCGTACTCGAACTGGCGGCGCGCGACTTAACCATCCGAAAGGGAAAAGAAACGAACGGGCCGTTCCCGGTCTCCGAGTTGCTCGGTGAAAAGATCAAAAGTATATATCGATTGGACGATGAAACAGTTCACGAAGTTTTACAGGCGGCCGAGAAGGTATTGGCTTCCAGCTGGTGGAAGATGCTCGGCGATGCGCAGGAAGTGCAGCCTGAATCGCAGTTTTACACACAGCTTGAAGATGCGCAGCGTAACGAGTTCTTTCTTCAAGGGTTCATGGATGTGTACGCGGTTCTCAAAGATGGAACCGCGCTGGTGATCGACTATAAATCGGGGGTTTCTAAAGGTAGTCCGGAAAAGTACAAAATCCAAATGGAGTGCTACGCATGCGCGGCGCTGAGCAGAAAAGATATCGACACCGTCGAGGTCGCTTTCCTCAAACCCGAGATGTCGGACCCCGAGGATCAAGAGAAATTCATCGCCATCACGCAGACATACACCCACAGAAATATGAGCGCCCTGGAATCGAGTCTCGTTCAGGCGAAACGCGGCATGGAGTCCGTCGAAGAAAACATCGAAGAAGGGTATCTGAAAAAGCATGTATCGAGCAGCGTATGCAGCGTATGCTCGTATGCCGGTCCCCTTTGCCCCTACGGATTGAAGTTTAAGAGGAGAGGCTAG
- a CDS encoding PRC-barrel domain-containing protein, which produces MATVSLRQIYRCQVVDQNREVIGTVDDVLFHPRDPLAVGFSVKPFRVGGVVPLPKRYLSFHRSAFDSDGRLEVVLDEDITDEKKATKEANAAWGTKAERELGFLWDDTIIYYGQAVFIESGAHLGKVSDARFDIESGTINGIQVTAGTAADAALGKRTIPGKSVLGFSLEHYGILVDDSAAEIPFEGGVAESAGKATAVATDAAQKVTETAVKGIAKATVYTERAVQQAANSPAGKKARGWLSSFAENVKEAMKDEENG; this is translated from the coding sequence ATGGCCACCGTATCGTTGCGGCAGATATACCGCTGTCAAGTCGTCGATCAGAATCGCGAGGTCATCGGCACTGTAGATGATGTGCTGTTCCATCCGCGAGATCCTCTTGCCGTCGGGTTTTCGGTAAAACCCTTCCGAGTAGGCGGAGTCGTGCCTCTCCCGAAGAGATATCTTTCATTTCATCGCTCTGCGTTTGATTCCGACGGCCGGCTCGAAGTCGTTCTCGACGAAGATATCACCGATGAGAAGAAAGCGACGAAAGAGGCAAACGCCGCATGGGGGACGAAAGCGGAGCGGGAACTCGGTTTTTTGTGGGACGATACGATTATTTATTACGGGCAAGCGGTGTTCATCGAGTCGGGAGCACATCTCGGCAAGGTGAGTGATGCTCGTTTCGATATCGAGTCGGGTACGATTAACGGAATTCAGGTGACTGCGGGCACTGCTGCCGACGCCGCCTTGGGCAAACGGACGATTCCGGGCAAAAGCGTTCTCGGATTTAGCCTCGAACATTACGGCATACTCGTTGATGACTCGGCGGCAGAGATCCCCTTCGAGGGAGGAGTTGCCGAATCTGCGGGGAAAGCTACGGCAGTTGCGACCGATGCGGCTCAAAAAGTCACTGAAACCGCCGTCAAGGGGATTGCGAAGGCGACGGTGTACACCGAGCGCGCCGTTCAACAAGCAGCAAATTCGCCTGCCGGGAAAAAGGCACGAGGGTGGTTGAGCAGTTTTGCTGAAAATGTCAAAGAGGCGATGAAAGATGAGGAGAATGGGTAA
- the rlmN gene encoding 23S rRNA (adenine(2503)-C(2))-methyltransferase RlmN, with protein MRRIFAYSLDEYPALFKALGQPKFRAKQLTEWLYANPVDSYEEMTNFSEDLRTKLALVAPLQRANIIECQTSTDGTRKYLIEFDDGEIVEAVGLPTKDRLTVCLSSQAGCTFGCTFCATGQAGFRRNLLPGEIAEQVRLVEQDFNRRVSNVVVMGQGEPFANYDAVLSGLRILNSEQGMNIGARHITVSTSGLVEGIDRFAQEPEQFTLAVSLHSAIQGTRDLLMPGLATQTLDKLFLALENYYLESGRRPSLEYALIDGPQTEDKEVSEIIRFAKRIGAHVNLIPINPITNGEAKPPSRTRITGIARAFEEAHVTATVRMERGGDIAAACGQLANTYRKA; from the coding sequence GTGCGCCGAATTTTCGCTTACAGCCTCGATGAATATCCCGCGCTTTTCAAAGCGCTCGGTCAGCCGAAGTTCCGGGCGAAACAACTTACGGAATGGCTTTACGCCAACCCTGTAGACTCGTACGAAGAAATGACGAACTTCAGCGAAGATTTGAGAACGAAACTCGCACTCGTCGCCCCCTTGCAACGGGCGAACATCATCGAGTGCCAAACTTCCACCGATGGAACGAGAAAATATCTCATCGAATTCGATGACGGTGAAATCGTCGAAGCTGTCGGTCTACCGACGAAAGACCGCCTCACCGTCTGCCTCTCTTCGCAGGCCGGGTGTACTTTCGGCTGTACTTTTTGCGCAACCGGACAGGCGGGCTTTCGCCGCAATCTCCTCCCGGGCGAAATAGCCGAGCAAGTTCGTCTCGTGGAACAAGATTTCAATCGTCGTGTAAGCAACGTCGTCGTCATGGGACAAGGGGAGCCTTTCGCAAACTACGATGCGGTATTAAGCGGTTTGCGCATACTCAACAGCGAGCAGGGGATGAATATAGGCGCTCGACATATCACCGTGTCGACAAGCGGCCTCGTGGAAGGTATCGACCGTTTTGCACAGGAACCGGAACAATTCACGCTCGCCGTTTCACTGCATTCGGCGATTCAAGGCACACGTGATTTGCTTATGCCCGGTCTCGCCACGCAAACGCTCGACAAACTTTTTCTGGCTCTGGAAAACTACTACCTGGAAAGTGGCCGACGCCCGAGTCTCGAATATGCTCTCATCGACGGCCCGCAGACCGAGGATAAAGAAGTCTCCGAAATAATTCGATTTGCAAAGCGGATCGGAGCCCACGTAAACTTGATTCCGATAAATCCCATAACAAACGGAGAGGCCAAACCGCCCTCGCGTACACGTATTACAGGAATCGCACGCGCTTTCGAGGAGGCCCACGTCACGGCGACGGTTCGCATGGAGCGCGGTGGCGACATCGCGGCGGCGTGCGGACAGCTCGCCAACACTTACCGCAAAGCCTAG